A portion of the Anthonomus grandis grandis chromosome 7, icAntGran1.3, whole genome shotgun sequence genome contains these proteins:
- the LOC126738297 gene encoding facilitated trehalose transporter Tret1-like produces MEKKMEKEVDPIICNNHKRQSENKNILKIEEPKEEMSLTWRDAIKQILACCIAHTLVIQPGINMSFSAVLLPQLKESDSTIIINKSEASWIASIVTIALPLGSLCVGSLMDRFGRKKICIASTIPFLISWGLHVFASNIWYIYIARIIAGFSGGLTTVALVYVSEIAHPKYRPMLLSMNSVFVTFGILITCALGYWFNWRVMSKIFFGLVCCSTVALCWVPESPYWLAVFKNDTLKCALSLKWIYSNNLIAEQIYKRVLESRHITTSLPTKDEEMSEKSNLIQIKKNINLYKDPTIWKPLLILFIIFMFQQLSGAYVVIFYAVELFREISGKKDDKMDGFGALVLLGSLRFIFSIISALISKKVGRRKMMFISAVGMIITSLACGFFIYISHYKQFYTPTVSSTFDQEIVKNISVGSEFSLTTSSSLLNLTSTEMYLTMFRSQAERDSKIALTLVLAYVCFSSFGYLVIPWTLIGEILPIKVKGKLGGAIVSIAYVLMFIVVKVFPFLLENIPLSHLFIIVGFINILGLAYLYIYLPETLGRTFEEISQKFSQNSKDIQNP; encoded by the exons atggagaaaaaaatggaaaaagaaGTTGATCCAATTATATGTAACAACCATAAAAGACAATCGGAAAataagaatatattaaaaatagaagagCCTAAAGAAGAAATGTCTCTAACATGGAGAGATGCAATTAAGCAG ATTCTAGCGTGTTGTATAGCCCACACACTAGTTATTCAACCCGGAATTAACATGTCTTTTAGTGCAGTTCTTCTACCGCAGCTTAAGGAATCAGATAGCacaattataataaacaaatcAGAAGCTTCTTGGATAG CTAGCATTGTCACTATAGCCCTGCCCTTGGGTTCCTTGTGTGTAGGTTCTCTTATGGATCGATTCGGGAGGAAAAAAATTTGCATAGCTTCAACAATACCTTTTTTGATCTCATGGGGACTCCATGTATTTGCTTCTAatatttggtatatttataTTGCTAGAATTATTGCGGGCTTTAGTGGTG gtctcACAACTGTTGCATTGGTTTATGTAAGCGAAATAGCCCATCCAAAATATCGCCCAATGTTGCTATCAATGAATAGTGTGTTCGTTacatttggaattttaattacCTGTGCATTAG GTTATTGGTTTAATTGGCGTGTCATGTCCAAAATCTTCTTTGGCTTAGTTTGCTGTTCAACCGTAGCTCTTTGCTGGGTACCGGAGAGTCCATACTGGCTggctgtttttaaaaatgacacttTAAAATGCGCTCTATCTTTAAAGTGGATATACTCTAATAACTTG ATTGCTGAGCAAATATACAAGCGAGTGTTAGAAAGTAGACACATAACAACATCATTGCCTACAAAAGATGAAGAAATGTCAGAAAAATCTAAtctaatacaaattaaaaaaaatatcaatctaTATAAGGACCCAACTATTTGGAAGCCATTATTAatcctttttataatttttatgttccAACAACTTTCCGGAGCCTATGTAGTTATTTTCTACGCGGTAGaactttttagagaaatttcAGGAAAAAAGGATGACAAAATGGACGGTTTTGGAGCTCTTGTTTTACTTGGATCTCTGAGATTTATATTCTCCATTATATCGgctttaatatcaaaaaaagtgGGCCGAAGAAAGATGATGTTTATTTCAGCTGTTGGAATGATTATCACTAGTTTGGCTTGcggcttttttatttatatatctcattataaacaattttataccCCTACAGTGTCAAGTACTTTTGACCAGGAAATAGTCAAAAACATTTCGGTTGGATCAGAATTTAGTCTCACTACATCATCATCACTTCTTAATCTAACTAGCACAGAAATGTATTTAACAATGTTTCGATCACAGGCAGAACGAGATAGCAAAATTGCATTGACTTTGGTGCTAGCGTATGTTTGTTTTAGTTCCTTTGGATACTTGGTAATTCCTTGGACTCTCATTGGAGAAATCTTACCAATTAAAGTAAAAGGAAAACTAGGGGGTGCTATAGTTTCTATAGCGTATGTTTTAATGTTCATTGTTGTTAAGGTTTTCCCTTTCCTTCTGGAAAATATTCCATTATCgcacttatttattattgttggtTTCATTAATATATTAGGTCTGGCATATTTGTACATCTATTTGCCTGAAACATTAGGAAGGACATTCGAGGAAATATCTCAGAAGTTTAGTCAAAACTCGAAGGATATTCAGAATCCATAA